Proteins encoded together in one Impatiens glandulifera chromosome 1, dImpGla2.1, whole genome shotgun sequence window:
- the LOC124922383 gene encoding red chlorophyll catabolite reductase, chloroplastic: MAIITVQSFYLLPSTSCFRFSNSPAPSSLSTHRFKPTPIRCLASANPPPLQMNSSDDAERKRFMEFPYASSSVRDLMVDLFSTVEERLKSELLPCSLPNDVRYFTNQSGTAQNSLYIRSANKPSKVEFILGNWLHSNLPSGGSLNITSLSCYLSTATDAPNFLIELIQSSPDSLILILDVPPRKDLVLHPEYLQIYYEETQTDKHRQLLLKVPEIQPYNSSSLYIRSVVSPTAVLISVQTGVDGEGRMEEIVKENVTPAAKELLALWLDKCVCGGDRVAEVDMETLAARDRMVRRKSIEIDLGSAFPKLFGEEVASRVLDVMRVAFGV; encoded by the exons ATGGCTATTATTACTGTACAAAGCTTCTATCTTCTTCCCTCCACAAGCTGCTTCCGATTCTCGAATTCGCCTGCACCGTCTTCTCTATCCACCCATCGTTTCAAACCCACTCCCATCCGTTGCCTCGCCTCCGCGAATCCTCCGCCGCTTCAAATGAACTCATCGGACGATGCTGAGCGGAAGAGATTCATGGAGTTCCCTTACGCGTCTTCTTCAGTTAGAGATTTAATGGTAGATCTCTTTTCCACGGTGGAGGAACGCCTCAAATCTGAACTACTTCCTTGCTCCTTACCCAATGATGTCAGATACTTCACTAATCAGTCCGGAACAGCTCAAAATTCTCTCTACATAAGATCCGCCAATAAACCTTCTAAG GTTGAGTTCATATTAGGAAATTGGCTACACAGTAATCTTCCCTCTGGTGGATCACTAAACATAACAAGTCTATCATGTTACCTCTCAACAGCAACAGACGCTCCGAATTTCCTAATCGAGTTAATTCAGAGCAGCCCCGATTCTCTTATCCTCATACTCGACGTTCCACCTAGGAAAGATCTTGTCCTCCATCCGGAATATCTCCAAATATATTACGAAGAAACGCAGACAGACAAACACAGACAACTTCTCCTTAAAGTCCCGGAAATACAACCTTATAATTCCTCGTCACTTTACATACGATCTGTCGTATCTCCGACGGCAGTGCTCATCTCTGTTCAGACGGGCGTAGATGGAGAAGGACGAATGGAGGAGATTGTGAAAGAAAATGTAACTCCTGCAGCTAAGGAGTTGCTTGCCCTGTGGTTGGATAAGTGTGTTTGTGGTGGTGATAGGGTGGCAGAGGTGGATATGGAGACTTTGGCGGCTAGAGATCGAATGGTGAGGAGGAAGAGTATCGAGATTGATTTGGGGTCGGCGTTTCCCAAGTTATTTGGAGAAGAAGTAGCCAGTCGGGTGTTGGATGTCATGCGGGTGGCTTTTGGTGTATGA
- the LOC124922384 gene encoding heat shock factor protein HSF24 — MVQRSTPSPFLMKTYQLVDDRSTDDVVSWNDSGTAFVVWNIADFAEDLLPKYFKHNNFSSFVRQLNTYGFKKIVPDKWEFANDNFKKEQKSLLIDIRRRKVVTSPTQDRKIAREGGLLPPSPSNSGSTSSSSPDSKNLGSIEPSNVPQFAYLSMENKKLKKDNKMLSSELAQTKKQLDELVAFMMEHGKVAPDQINRIIYNQGSYDGLDDRALTRENSMVGDEEGGGDCNLKLFGVWVKRDERKRGRDEMLGCVAETRGKETKESVEFEAPWMKILSSPSKVCN; from the exons ATGGTGCAGAGGTCTACTCCGTCGCCGTTTTTGATGAAGACGTATCAGTTAGTTGATGATCGGAGCACAGACGACGTCGTTTCATGGAACGATAGCGGTACGGCGTTCGTGGTATGGAACATTGCTGATTTCGCTGAGGATTTGCTGCCTAAATACTTCAAGCATAACAATTTCTCTAGTTTCGTTCGACAACTTAACACTTAT GGTTTCAAGAAAATCGTTCCCGACAAATGGGAATTTGCCAACGATAATTtcaaaaaagaacaaaaatcaCTCCTCATCGATATTCGTCGACGCAAAGTCGTGACATCTCCTACCCAAGACCGGAAAATCGCTCGGGAGGGAGGTCTTTTGCCACCATCCCCCTCGAACTCCGGCTCCACCTCCTCCTCGAGCCCCGATTCCAAGAATCTTGGATCAATCGAACCATCCAACGTTCCGCAATTTGCATACTTGTCAatggaaaacaaaaaattaaagaaagataACAAAATGCTCAGCTCAGAGCTCGCTCAAACAAAGAAACAATTGGACGAGCTAGTCGCGTTCATGATGGAACACGGTAAGGTTGCACCGGACCAGATAAATCGAATCATCTATAATCAAGGAAGTTACGATGGTTTGGATGATCGGGCCTTGACTAGGGAGAATAGCATGGTGGGGGACGAGGAGGGGGGAGGAGATTGTAATTTGAAGTTGTTCGGAGTGTGGGTAAAGAGGGACGAGAGAAAGAGGGGGCGAGATGAAATGTTGGGATGTGTCGCAGAGACGAGGGGAAAGGAAACGAAGGAGAGTGTTGAATTTGAGGCGCCGTGGATGAAGATCTTGTCGTCGCCAAGTAAGGTTTGTAATTGA